The candidate division WOR-3 bacterium region GTGGTGCTAAATGGTGCGCCGCTCCATTCGGGTGGTTATTATTACCACTACTACTACAAATACTATTCTCGTTATTATCGAGACGAAAAATAAAATTTTTGGCATCGGTATTTGAAAAAGTTCAGATAAGGAGGTAAGATGAAACGGATATTAATTTATTCGGCATCAGTTCTCGTACTTTTACCTTCCTGTACTGTTTTTACTTCTTCCGGGTTGATCGAAGTTGCTACGATTTATGGCTTTGTCAATGATGAGGAATATGAACCGATTAATGGTGTGGAAGTATCCGCAGCTGGGATGCCGGGAATAGTAACCTATACCAACGCTGCTGGTTATTATTTGCTTTCGGATTTATCGCCCGGCGACATTACTCTAATTTTTTCATGCCCAGGTTATGAATCAAAGTCAGTGGTGTGCCGGATAGAACCAGGAAAGAGGGTCGCAGTAAACCAGATTTTAAAGAAACTTGGGACTCGTAAAGGTGGTATTCGGGGGATAGTTGCAGACTATCTTACTAACGAACCTCTTGTGGCTGAGGTGACGATCATCGAATTAAACCGTAGCACCACTTCGGATAAAAACGGTTTTTTTGAGTTTGGAGATATACCCCCAGGACTTTATCTCTTAAAAGTTCAGGCTTTGAATTATGTTACTGCACAGACTGACATCCGGATAGAGGAAGGTAAGGTAACCGACCAAATGATAAGAATATTTCGCGAAGGTTCGACCATCATCCTCAAGGGCGTGGAATTTGAATTCAACAGTGCCCAACTGAAACCGGAATCTTACCCAATTCTTGATGATGCCGCACGGATTTTGACTATGCATCCCGAGATCGATGTGGAGATACAGGGGCACACCGATGATATTGGATCTGATGCGTATAATCTAAAATTGTCCCAAAAACGGGCAGAGGCAGTACGGGATTATTTGATTAATAAGCATATGATTGAACCGGTCCGTCTGATACCGGTAGGGTATGGAGAAAGAAGACCGATTGCGGATAATTCCACGGAGGAAGGACGACGGAAAAATCGGCGGGTAGAATTTTTAATCTTACATGAAAAAGAATAGAAAGGAGATTTTATGAGATGGACACTGTTTATCTTTTTGCCTATATTTTCACTCGCCCAGGTAGATACCGTCTGGGCAAGGAGATGGTCAAGTGCCGGTGCTTTGTCGGATTGGGCATATGCCTTGGCAATAGACGACTCCGGATTTATATATGTAACCGGGACTACCGAAAATTCAGGAACGAATAACGACTGGACGACCATAAAATATACTCCTTCCGGAGATACGGTCTGGGTACGGAATTTCGTCAGTCCTGGTTCATACAATGAACGGGCGAGTTGTATTACATTTGGTTTTTCTGGCAATCTTTATCTAACTGGCTATACCATGAGCTCAGGTGCTGGTGATTATTTGACCATAAAATACAGACCCAATGGTGATACCGCCTGGACGCGGCGTTATAATGGTACCGGAAACGGCTACGACTTTGCACACTGGGTATGTGTGGATGCCCAGGAGAATGTTTATGTCACCGGGTATAGCCGGGGCTTATCCTATCAAGATGATATTGCCACGGTTAAATATGATTCCAGCGGCAATCTGCTCTGGGTAACAAGGATCAATGGGGTAGGGAATTACAATGATAAGGGGCATAAGGTCATCGCGGATAATCGTGGTTTTGTATATGTTGTCGGTTATGTGAATCCTTACTCCACCGGAACACTTTATGATTATGTAACCATTAAATTGAACGCCGAAACCGGGGATACGATCTGGGTTCGGACCTATAATGACCCACTTGATAGCACTGATATTGCCCGGGATATCGAAGTCGACAGCGCGGGAAATGTTTATGTTACAGGTTCAGTGCGTTGGCCCGGCACTCTTACTGACATTTTTACCATAAAGTATGACCCGTCGGGTAATATATTATGGACAGCGCGTTATAACAATCCCGATACGAGTGGGGCGGATGGCGGTTACGGAATTAAAGTGGATCGCACAGGAAATGTCTATGTTGTAGGACAGAGTCAGGGATTGGGAACAGGGAGTGATATTGTTTTGATTAAGTATAGCCCGGAGGGCACTGAATTATGGGTCCGCCGGTATGATGGTCCGGCACATGGTTATGATACTCCTTCTGATGAAGTAGGAGGAAAATGTGTGGCAATGGATGAAGCGGGGAATATCTTTGTCGGTGGAACCAGTCGTAATCTCATTGGTTATAATGATTATGTTGCCTTGATGTATGATCCAAACGGTGATCAAAAATGGGCAGTCTTGTATGATTTTTCCGATTCATTGGATTATGGTCTTGCCATTGCGGTTCATCCCAATGCTGGTGAAGTAGTGTTGACTGGCAGGACAATAAGTGCAGCAAGTTACTATGATTGGGGCACGGTAAAATTTAGAAGTCTGGTAGGGAGCGAGGAGCACATTGTTTTTCCGTCACCTGCCAAAAGCGATGGACTGAAAGTATTCCCCAACCCTTGTCGGAGTTATTGTATAATTAAGTATCAAACGACAAATCCCGGAATGACCGTCCATATCCGAATTTTCGACTGCACGGGTAAGACCGTAAAACATTTTACGCCACGGGTTGCTGGTGGAGTTGATGATTATCTCATTTGGGAAGGAACCGATGAAAAGAACCAACGGTTACCCTTAGGTGTTTATTTTGTTGAAATGGTGGCTGGTCAAGGGAGAAAGACTGAAAAGTTAATTTTGCTAAAATAAATTAAGATTTCAAATTCTCACTTATCGGCTGGAAATTTGAGACCCAGCCGATAACTCCGTATCGTTGCCTGGCGTAGGAAAAGATGGAAAGCAATCGCCCAGAGAGTGGTCACGAAATTTTTTGTTGTCCAAAGAGTTTTGATGAATCTTTTGAATACCGCAATCCAGTTGTAAATTTTTTTCACAACATAACCGCGTGCTTTTTCTAATTCCCATGGTGTCAGTTGGAGAGGATGGTAGGTAATTTCTGCGAATGTGTAGTGTTCCCAATCTTCTGGATAGCGGGTATAAATTATTCTTCTCTGGCGGTATAACTCATCGAATAATTTGGTACCTGGCAGGGGTGTGAGATATGTTATCTGGATAGCATTGAGATTACTCCTTAAAATGTATTCGGTACGTTCCCTAATAGTTTTTAAAGAGTCAGTGTCCATGCCAAACATAAAGGCACCAATAACTCCGATGCCGTGCTCATTTATCCGTCTGAAGAGGTATTCCATTTTTTTAAGGTCTTTTTTTAAATTCAATCTTTTATTTATACTCTGGAGTGTGGGAGGATCATGGGCTTCGACACCGATAAAAAGTAATTTACAGCCACTTTGGGCGGCGAGGTTGAGTAATTCTTCATCCTCAGCAAAGTTGATTGAGGTTTGGCACCACCAATCTTTTTTAATTTTTTCTTCAATCATTCCCCTACATAGTTTTTTCAATCTTTCTTTAGCTGATGGTGTATGACCGATAATATTATCATCAACAAAAAAGATTTTTTTCTGGGGTATGGTTTTTAATTCCTCCAGAATTTGTTCTACCGGACGGAAACGCTGAGTACGACCGTAAAACGCACTCACCGAGCAAAACTTACAGTCCAGGGGACAACCACGGCTGGTTTCCACGGAGGCGAAAACATATTGAGGTGAGAAGAGATCACGCCGGGGAAATGGAGATTTGCTCAAATCCGCTGGTGAGCCTTTATAGAACCTTTTCAATTTTCCTTTTTCAAAATCAGCCAGTACCGCGGACCAAACATTTTCGCCTTCACCGGTTACGACTGCATCGGCATACTGTTGGGCTTCTGTGGGTCGCATGGTGATATGAAAGCCACCCATTACTACCGGGATATTCCTATCGCGGTAAACTCGGGCGATCTCATAAGCGCGGGGGGCGGTAGCAGAGAAAACGGTGAGTGCGACGAGGTCAGCTTCTTGAAAATAAAATGGGGTGAAATTTTCATCAATCAGCC contains the following coding sequences:
- a CDS encoding SBBP repeat-containing protein, yielding MRWTLFIFLPIFSLAQVDTVWARRWSSAGALSDWAYALAIDDSGFIYVTGTTENSGTNNDWTTIKYTPSGDTVWVRNFVSPGSYNERASCITFGFSGNLYLTGYTMSSGAGDYLTIKYRPNGDTAWTRRYNGTGNGYDFAHWVCVDAQENVYVTGYSRGLSYQDDIATVKYDSSGNLLWVTRINGVGNYNDKGHKVIADNRGFVYVVGYVNPYSTGTLYDYVTIKLNAETGDTIWVRTYNDPLDSTDIARDIEVDSAGNVYVTGSVRWPGTLTDIFTIKYDPSGNILWTARYNNPDTSGADGGYGIKVDRTGNVYVVGQSQGLGTGSDIVLIKYSPEGTELWVRRYDGPAHGYDTPSDEVGGKCVAMDEAGNIFVGGTSRNLIGYNDYVALMYDPNGDQKWAVLYDFSDSLDYGLAIAVHPNAGEVVLTGRTISAASYYDWGTVKFRSLVGSEEHIVFPSPAKSDGLKVFPNPCRSYCIIKYQTTNPGMTVHIRIFDCTGKTVKHFTPRVAGGVDDYLIWEGTDEKNQRLPLGVYFVEMVAGQGRKTEKLILLK
- a CDS encoding OmpA family protein — encoded protein: MKRILIYSASVLVLLPSCTVFTSSGLIEVATIYGFVNDEEYEPINGVEVSAAGMPGIVTYTNAAGYYLLSDLSPGDITLIFSCPGYESKSVVCRIEPGKRVAVNQILKKLGTRKGGIRGIVADYLTNEPLVAEVTIIELNRSTTSDKNGFFEFGDIPPGLYLLKVQALNYVTAQTDIRIEEGKVTDQMIRIFREGSTIILKGVEFEFNSAQLKPESYPILDDAARILTMHPEIDVEIQGHTDDIGSDAYNLKLSQKRAEAVRDYLINKHMIEPVRLIPVGYGERRPIADNSTEEGRRKNRRVEFLILHEKE
- a CDS encoding radical SAM protein, producing MKRRLLFINPINQSFAKNRVGLTANKATKFQPLGLGLLAALTPDTWEVRLIDENFTPFYFQEADLVALTVFSATAPRAYEIARVYRDRNIPVVMGGFHITMRPTEAQQYADAVVTGEGENVWSAVLADFEKGKLKRFYKGSPADLSKSPFPRRDLFSPQYVFASVETSRGCPLDCKFCSVSAFYGRTQRFRPVEQILEELKTIPQKKIFFVDDNIIGHTPSAKERLKKLCRGMIEEKIKKDWWCQTSINFAEDEELLNLAAQSGCKLLFIGVEAHDPPTLQSINKRLNLKKDLKKMEYLFRRINEHGIGVIGAFMFGMDTDSLKTIRERTEYILRSNLNAIQITYLTPLPGTKLFDELYRQRRIIYTRYPEDWEHYTFAEITYHPLQLTPWELEKARGYVVKKIYNWIAVFKRFIKTLWTTKNFVTTLWAIAFHLFLRQATIRSYRLGLKFPADK